TTCACTCGGAAAAATTAGTTTTATGAAACGGAAATTGCATTACTTTTCGTGGCGACAGGAGTGGCCTGTAGGCGCTTGCATTATTGTTATGCTGCTGACAGTGTATTGGCATTCCATGCCGCCGAGTGTGACATTTGAAGACACTGGAATAATTTCTGCAGTGTGCTACAACGCCGGTATTCAGCATCAACCGGGCTACCCGCTATACACGCTACTGTGTATTCCGGTAGCGAGGTTGGCAGATATTCTGCCCATCAATCCGGCTCAGGCAACCGCGCTGTTTTCTGCGGCTACTGCCGCTATCGCAGCGGCACTGTTTTATGAAATTGCAAGCCGTTTGTTTGCCTTCCGTCTGTTGGCAACGGCGTCGGCGTTGACGTTGGGATTGGGCGCGCGATTTTGGTCACAAGCAATTATTCCCGAAGTGTATACGCTCAACGTCTTGTTGGTAGCGTTGACTTTATTATTGTTACTGCGATTATTGCGTGCGCCACAGCGAATTCATATTTTTTTATGGCTGTGTTTTGTTGGCGGGTTGGGTTTGGCTAATCACTGGCCACTATATGTGGCTAATGCGCCGGCTTTTATTTTGCTGTTTTTTGCTGGCGGTTGGCGCGGACTAAAGAATAAGCCGTTTGTCTGGACAGCCGGGGCAGGCGCGTTGGTGTTAGGGCTTGCACCCTACTTGTATTTAATTGTGCGTCCGCATATAGAGCCGCCACCGTTGTCTATTTTTACAGGTCTGGAAGACTGGACGCATATTGTTGATTATGTTGCTCGTGCAGCTTATAAAAAAGAGGAAGTGCCTAATATTGAGCATTGTGTTGACAGCACTCTGTGGGGAGGTCAGTTATTGATATGGGAATATGCTTCGTTAGGAGCACTGGCGGCAGTGTTTGGGGTTTGGCGATTTTGTCGCCGCCGCCCCGTAATGTGGACTGTTGCCATGCTTTGGGGTTTGGTAGCTACTGCTCCATTGCTTGGCGTTGTGTTGTGCGGTGATAGTGAAGGTGGTGTTGCACGTACCGTTTTTGCCGCGTATCCGCTACCAGCAATGTTATTTTTGATGATTTTTGTCGCTGCCGGATTGTCTGTTTTGCCCAAGCCATTGGGAAGCGTGGTGGCTTTTTTGTTGATGGCAGTAGTGGGAGTTGTTAATTGGTCAACTAATGATCGCAGCAGTGATACGTTGGCAGAAAATTATTCAATAGCAATAATGAAAGCACTGCCACAAAATGCGGCAATATATTGCGGTCGAGATTCTGGCTTTCCGTTAATTTACCGCCATTATGCATTGGGAGAGCGCCCTGATATTAAGTTTGTCCGTTCCGAAAATAATTTATTGGCACTAACAGGAAAACGGCGCCTATTTTATATTGCCGCACCTTTTGACAATTACGCTCGTCACGATTGGGGTATCATGGGAGAATTGTTACCAACACAAGCCGATGGCAAAGTAGAAGCGTATATTGCTCCTGCATTAATAGATTTTTATGCTACCTTGCCGACAATTTATAATGATTTTGATGAAGATACTCGGCAGTGGGACAAAATTTTTATGCGTACGGCATTGTTTGATGT
This genomic interval from Candidatus Persebacteraceae bacterium Df01 contains the following:
- a CDS encoding DUF2723 domain-containing protein, which translates into the protein MKRKLHYFSWRQEWPVGACIIVMLLTVYWHSMPPSVTFEDTGIISAVCYNAGIQHQPGYPLYTLLCIPVARLADILPINPAQATALFSAATAAIAAALFYEIASRLFAFRLLATASALTLGLGARFWSQAIIPEVYTLNVLLVALTLLLLLRLLRAPQRIHIFLWLCFVGGLGLANHWPLYVANAPAFILLFFAGGWRGLKNKPFVWTAGAGALVLGLAPYLYLIVRPHIEPPPLSIFTGLEDWTHIVDYVARAAYKKEEVPNIEHCVDSTLWGGQLLIWEYASLGALAAVFGVWRFCRRRPVMWTVAMLWGLVATAPLLGVVLCGDSEGGVARTVFAAYPLPAMLFLMIFVAAGLSVLPKPLGSVVAFLLMAVVGVVNWSTNDRSSDTLAENYSIAIMKALPQNAAIYCGRDSGFPLIYRHYALGERPDIKFVRSENNLLALTGKRRLFYIAAPFDNYARHDWGIMGELLPTQADGKVEAYIAPALIDFYATLPTIYNDFDEDTRQWDKIFMRTALFDVSRMLATAAHRQTLALSAQAVREVVRQTPEGLFGELMARTLGWANPVKHVEIREYLTVLRNISDDFLPAWRGQLSHMEAILYIGAGQWQAAYQKLEESVDIDPSPGNLAAIDLLQLLARDKKWEQYRQLRQRFATFDNISLPPLDAACAVALKKLCR